CGTCATTCCGAATACAATCTGGAGCCGACCAAGACCAAGATCTTCCAGATCTGGATCGAACCGAAGGCGCAAGGCGGTCAGCCGACCTGGGGCGCGAAACCGTTTCCGAAGGCGGATCGCTCGGGAAAATTCGTCACCATCGCCAGCGGTTTTGCCGCCGACAACAATGCGCTGCCGATCCGCGCCGACGCGCGGGTGCTCGCCACCACGCTGAAGGCCGGCGAGAGCGCGGAATATGCGCCCGATAGAGCGCGCAACCTCTATCTGGTGCCGGCCGCGGGTGCGATCGAGATCAACGGCGTGCGGGTCAACGCCCGCGACGGCGTCGCGATATCAAACGAAGCGAAACTGACGATCACCGCGCTGGAAGATTCGGAGCTGGTGCTGGTCGACGCGGCGTAAGGCGCGGAGACAACCCAACACGCCACTCGTCATGCGCGGGCAAGAGCGCGAAGCGCGTCTTCGCGCCAGGTGACCCGCGCATCCATCCCTCTTCGAGAAAGTCTTGCGAAGAAGATGGATGGCCGGGTCAAGCCCGGCCATGACGATGTTCCTTTGCCTTCGCAACAATCACAACGCTCACGGAAGCCCCCAATGACAAAAGTTCTCGTTCTCTATTATTCCGCCTATGGTCACATCGAAGCGATGGCGAACGCCGTCGCCGAGGGCGCGCGCGAAGCCGGCGCCTCGGACGACATCAAGCGCGGACGCGCGATCGCGGAGACCGCGAAGAAACTGCATGGCTGATGCGACGCGGGGCGGCATTTCGTTCCCGGAATGCCGCCCTATCTGCTCGGCGGAACGACGGCCCGATACGGGAATCAACCCTCTTAGTGCGAGGGCGGTTTGCCGAGCGCGCGCTTGATAATGGCCGTGAGCCGCGGATAGTTGCGCAGCTCGCGTGCGACGCGGTCGCGCAGAGCGTAGGGCAATCCGCGCCAGCTCAGGGCGGCCGACAGATCGGCCAGTGCAATCGGCGCCACGCCGAAGCGGCGCTTGTAGGCGTAATTGCCGATGCTGAAATCGACCTCGCGGACGCCGTCCCCATGCAGCGCCGCCATGGTGCGCTCGATGATCAGCCGGCCCGGCGAACAGTTCGACCATTTCTCGCCGGCATTGCTGATGCGCACCATCACGTAGCGCGGCCCGACGCGAACGCCGAGCAGCGTCGCCACCACCTCGTCGCCTGACGTCAGCGCCGAGACCACGGTAAAGCCGCTGCCGATGCCGTCATTGATCAGGTTGCGGTAGAACGCGGCGCAGGTCTCGTTGTTGAGGATGAAATTCAGCCCGAGCTGCTGCATCCGCGCGCCCTGCTGGGCCTCGGTGACGGCGAGAATCCGCAAGGCGTCGTCCTTGTCGGCAACGATCCTGAATCCGGCGGCGGGATCGCGCGTGAACACCCGCCAGCTTCGCTCCAATTCCTTGCGCACGGTGCGCCCGAGCTGAAAACGCCAGGCATCATAGTCGTCGCCGGTCGTGACGATGTTGCCGTTCAGCGAACAGGAGCCGGCGCCATCGAGCAACGCCAGTGGATTGGGCTGGCCCGCGAGATCGAGCGGCATCTTGCGCAGCCGAATGAGATCGGCGCCACCAGGCATCCGCCGCAGCGCGGCTTTCAGGTCGCGCCACATCGCGCGCGCCGCCTTGGCGTCGCGCGGGGCGGCTGGGCCAAGCAGCGGCGCGTTGTAGTCGGTGAGATCGAGATCGGCGAACTCGACGATCCGGATGCCCTTCTGCAGGCGGCGGACGAGCGGCAGCAATGCGGCCCGTTCGCCGGTGACGGCATCCGAGACCATGGCCAGCAGCGGCTCGACATCGTCGAGCCCGGCAAAAGCCCGGTACCATGCATCGAGCCACTGGCTGTCCTGGAACGGCGTCGGCGGGCTGACATCGCTCCAGCGCGACGCGGCCTGTTTCCAGTCGGATGCGAATTCGACGCGAAATCCAGCTGCGCGCGCCATCGCGCGCGCCCCGGGTTTTCCGCCTGTTGCCGTCAATACGGTCATTGCCGGTCTGTCTTCACGCCGCCTTCGGCAGATCGACGATCCTGCCGGGCTGCGCGGCATCGAGCCGGAAGTCGATCGGACGGCGCGCGCTGCGCTCGCGCTTGACCCAGCTGCTGTCGCGCAGCAGCTTTTGCAGCACCGCCTTGGCGAAGAAAGACGGGCCGCGCAGGTTGCGGCTTTTCGGCTGATAGCCGAAGCGGTGGCGCAGCAGGCCGTTGGCGAGGTTGACGATGTCGGTGCGCCGGATTTCGTCATTCACATACGACACCGTCATCGAGATGTTCACGGTCCCGAGATTTTCGACGCGATGCGGCGCGTTCAGCGGCCAGCTCAACATCTGGCCGGGCTCGAGGTCGAGCACCTGCGCATGCGCGTCGTACCAGGGGGCGTAGGGTATATCGACCTCGACATCGAACAGGGCGATGTCTTCGAGATGCTCCGGTTTGAGGAATGGAGGGGAATTGGGATAGACATAGACGCGCTTGCGTCCCGCGATCTGGATCAGACCCTGTCCCGGCAGATCGGAGTGATAATAGACCTGCGCGTCCGGCGAGGAGATCAGAATGCCGGCCTGGTATTTCGGCGCCTGGAAACCGGGAACGTTGGCCGCGATCTCCGCGAACATGTCGTCGAGCATGGTGCGGTAAGCGCTGTCGACGCCGGAGACATTGCGCAGATTGAGCCAGAGGCCGCCGCCGGCGATCGCGTCCATCACCTGGCGGCCACTGAGATTGCCGATCTCGCCCTCGCGCCACAGCCGACGGGATTCCTTCGCGCCGGTTTGCACCAGGCTGTAATGTTCGCGCGGATAACGCTCGATCAATTCGGCAAGCCTGTCG
The genomic region above belongs to Bradyrhizobium sediminis and contains:
- a CDS encoding cupin-like domain-containing protein; the encoded protein is MARDRVFTNWDDTHSLLWERQPIRLAHGLHKSPLFSTDRLAELIERYPREHYSLVQTGAKESRRLWREGEIGNLSGRQVMDAIAGGGLWLNLRNVSGVDSAYRTMLDDMFAEIAANVPGFQAPKYQAGILISSPDAQVYYHSDLPGQGLIQIAGRKRVYVYPNSPPFLKPEHLEDIALFDVEVDIPYAPWYDAHAQVLDLEPGQMLSWPLNAPHRVENLGTVNISMTVSYVNDEIRRTDIVNLANGLLRHRFGYQPKSRNLRGPSFFAKAVLQKLLRDSSWVKRERSARRPIDFRLDAAQPGRIVDLPKAA
- a CDS encoding pirin family protein, yielding MIELRPFAKLGGADHGWLKAKHHFSFASYYDPSNMGHGSLRVWNDDEIAPNTGFPAHPHANMEIITYVREGAITHQDSLGNKGRTEAGDVQVMSAGSGVRHSEYNLEPTKTKIFQIWIEPKAQGGQPTWGAKPFPKADRSGKFVTIASGFAADNNALPIRADARVLATTLKAGESAEYAPDRARNLYLVPAAGAIEINGVRVNARDGVAISNEAKLTITALEDSELVLVDAA
- a CDS encoding GNAT family N-acetyltransferase, translated to MARAAGFRVEFASDWKQAASRWSDVSPPTPFQDSQWLDAWYRAFAGLDDVEPLLAMVSDAVTGERAALLPLVRRLQKGIRIVEFADLDLTDYNAPLLGPAAPRDAKAARAMWRDLKAALRRMPGGADLIRLRKMPLDLAGQPNPLALLDGAGSCSLNGNIVTTGDDYDAWRFQLGRTVRKELERSWRVFTRDPAAGFRIVADKDDALRILAVTEAQQGARMQQLGLNFILNNETCAAFYRNLINDGIGSGFTVVSALTSGDEVVATLLGVRVGPRYVMVRISNAGEKWSNCSPGRLIIERTMAALHGDGVREVDFSIGNYAYKRRFGVAPIALADLSAALSWRGLPYALRDRVARELRNYPRLTAIIKRALGKPPSH